CGCTATGCAGTCAGAGATGTATTGGACGGGGTGTTCTTTAGCTTGTATGTGGTGGTGGTTAACCCTCAGTGAACTAGTCGTGCCTAAAAACCATTGAATGTGTTGCCTGGATTTCCCCTGGAGTCTTCTTTCGGGAAGTCACTGATACCCTTCCTCCCCACTCTCTAtatactttacatttttatttttatggtgtcTGTTTTGCCCTTAAATGCTCCTATCATGTGGAGCTCAGTTCCACCTTTGAGGAAAGTGTATGGTTTCTCTATTACCTGCACGTGCATTTGTTTATATAGGACATTAGAAATCGAAAATTTAGTAAAgaggatccccccccccccaaatcttgTAACACTGAAATCACACAGACTTCTGGCTCTATAGAAAGAGGAAGCCAGGCGTCACACTTCATGCGGCACCTTTGCTAACTGGGGGGTTTCTTGATCATTTCTGCTCCTCAAAAGGCCTCTGGGGATAGTTTTTTTTTGTGATTAGCCTACAGGGGAATAAAACCTGTTATGACTGCTGGGctaagttttgttttaaaagtgaaagCAACATAAGTGAAAAAATAACAGCTGTGATTAAAACCTGTAAGGGAGTGTTAGCACTTTAAACTCTGTGGAAGGATTGGAACAGTGGACTTTGTATTAAGACCAGTGTCCCAAAGGcttttgcttcttcctcctcttttttcctaaaaCCTTCTTATTAAGTTAATATTTTGGTGTGGGCAATTGAGCAAGTATGGTGCAGTTTTCTGATTGACtttaatacttattttctctGAAGGCCCATTCTGATGGCCAGTACTTACCAGTCTGTTATCCACTGCTCCCAGATTACCATCCGGCTGTGTAAAGGGTAACAGGCTCAGCCCGGACAGGGTCATCTCTGGGCATTGCTCTGTAGTGCATTCTCCAAAGACAGAGCTAAAAGCAGTTCTGGAAATTAAATGGGTCTTGTCATAGCATTTAGATTCTGCCTGCCAAGGGAGTGCATGGGGTCTTTAGCTTAACAAATAACAtatctttaaacaaataaaagaatatgCCCAAACCACAAGTCAGCCCTGAATGCCAGCAGTATATGAAAGTATTTGCTGTGAACAATGGAACCAGTGCATCTATctttaatgtaaaaagaaatgtcGTGAATTTCATCCTGACACAAGTTAGTGGTGTTGCATAAAAGGGGAGAAGAGGGCTTCAGCTCTTGAGGAAGCCCTTTCCAGTTTCTGTTCTGCAGGGCAGCAGTGCACTCTTATACTGAGGTGATGTAGAGTAGAAGGTCATCTTTAGAATAAGCTCATTCTGTGGGTGCTCTGGGACAGAAGATACACCCCTTCTCTGTTCTGTGTTTATTTAGATATCAGTAACAACTAAAGATGGTTGTTTCTCTTGTTTGTGCGGTCCAAGACTACCTGTGCGTGATCAACTGAAATTGGTTCTTGCTTGTCTATTTTTGCTGCAGACAGAGGACTATCTGAAACGGAAAATCCGGTCCCGGCCAGAGAGATCAGAGCTGGTTAGGATGCACATTCTGGAAGGTAATGGCACGTGCTAAACAGGAAAACGTCAACAATAAACTTTATTGTAATTACTTATTTAACGGCTTTCTATTTTGCCTCTGACCCCCAAGTCTTTCTTTCAGTTGGGAGCGGGCAGAAGATCATGCCTGTTGCATGATTTCTTGGGAGGGATTCAACTCTGCTTGCATGGAGATTCTCAGAAGAATCTGATATGTGAACTCAAAATTGTGCAGTTTTGTGTAGCTGAGCAACAATGAAATGGATTGACCGTGGATTGCTCTTCTACTAAGGGAAGACACTGTAAAATATccgagagggagggaggcagattTGATCTAATTAGTAAGCACCTCAGTTTCAGAGAGGGAGTACTATGCCTCTGCTGAGTACCACATCTTTGGACACaactgaaagggaaaagatgaaCAAGAATTGGGTGACGTCAGTTTGAGAACAGTGAATTTGTCCTGTTCTAGAGTCACAAGGGCTACTGTAGTTATCTTTATAACTTAAATATACATAATATCTATAATACCTTTATATTGCATAGTTATCTATTGTTATCTGCAACTATTTTTCAGTACAATTATCTACTGTTATTTACAGTTACCTTTCTGAATAGAAGTAAAATACTGCTGAAGTGCATAGGTTGACCATTGCTGGATTGATGccattttatttactttccccTGAACAGAGACCTCAGCTGAACCCTCCTTGCAGGCTAAGCAGCTGAAGCTAAAGAGAGCCAGACTGGCAGATGACCTCAATGAGAAGATAGCGCAGAGGCCAGGTCCCATGGAGCTGGTGGAGAAGAACATCTTGCCTGTGGAATCAAGCCTGAAGGAAGCCATTATAGGTAAGGCCAGAGGAGGAACTGTATTGAGGGCATTTCCCATAGGTGGCTGTGATTTGCTATCAATTCACCTGCCTGTCTGAGGGAGTGCAATCCCAGGGCTGGTCTTGTTTTCCTGTCTCAGAGTCACAGCCTTTCAGCCCCAAGGATTCTGAAAAGCAGAACTCCCTCTGGCCCAGATAGTGCTAGAGAGACATTAAATTATAGGGAGCATGGACATTCCAGAATAACGTGAAAGCAATTGCATACTCTAAAGACTTGAAAGACTGTTGAAGGTTGCATTCCCTAGATTCTCTCCTTAAAAATCCCTCTCTCAGTATAAAATGTCAGCAACCTTGGTCAGGGAGCACCCACTGACTTACTCGGATCAGGGAGAGGAGACAGAATATAAACAGGTGTGATGAAACAAAAGCTGTCTGTGAACTTAAAAACTTCAGAGGATTCAacccctttaaaaataaaccagaacagATGTAAATCATGCCAGTGCCATTCCAAGGGCTGAAAGGAATGCTGAGGAATAGCCTTCCCACTGCCTCAGCAGTGCTCTTTCCTGTCTCCCCAGACTGAGcagtctgtgtgtgtctgtggttATTCATCCCCTCAAACATGCACAGCTACTTTAAAGACAAATGGGACACAACTGTGAGCAAGACGGAATACTtttcatgaaaaaggaaaaggacagtGTTGTGGGAGAACCTGTCTTCACTGTTGCACAAGAAGTggttgaggaagagaaaaagtgaaCTTGTGAACTGGAGCATTAGAGATGTGGGTTCCTTCTGACTTTGACATTTCTCTggatttctgttgcttttatgtTAGGTGCAAATGATAGTATTTTCCTGCTCACCAGGATTAATTTGACATAATGTAATCAAAAAAACATCAGTGCATTACAAATGTACACTCAAGTGAATCTATCTCCTGGACATGTAGATAGACAGAAATGCTAACAGCAGTCAGGGCCACCACTTAGTGCATAGCCTTTGTTGCTTATGAGACTAGAGGACAATTTGGGATTCGGTCTTGAAGAGGGATTCTACCTTCCACCACATAGGATGAACACCAAAGAAACCATGACTCAACCTCTCACTGTCTAACCTTCTTCTTCTTTGGTACCAAATGATAATCAAATAAGCCATGCCACAGATCTGGGTTTGGGCAGAGTTAAGTAGCTCTTGTTATACTTCCTGATCTTGTCTAGCTAAGAAGCAAGGGAAATGGTTCACCCCAGTCTGCATCATTTTATTCTACTGATAGCAGAGATGAATGTAAACACTTAAAACTGATCCAGTTTGGGCCCTgttctctcattttcacttggtgCTTTAAGCACAACTCAGACACAACTCTCTCCATGCCTTCGTTATCTTTGTGAAACATCTAGTGTcaagtgaaataatttcttattccACTTTAAAGACCACAGTTGATGTTTGTGTTTCTAGTTGGACAGGTGAACTACCCAAAGGTTGCAGACAATTCCTCCTTTGATGAGGACAGCAGTGATGCCCTCTCCCCAGAACAGCCAGCCAGCCATGAGTCCCAGGGGTCTGTCCCATCGCCGATGGACTCCCGGATTTGTGAGCCTCTCCCTAGCACCACTGGCACATCACTAGCTCAGGTGAGAATGTGGTGGCCTCCTGCAGTGCCCTGGAGCTTCACAGCTGGTGCTGATTTGTGGCAGAGGATCCTAAAAAGTGAGACCAAGGGATCCTTAAAAGGTATAGTCTGTGAGATTTCACGAGGGGTCTTAGCTTTGTGGTGTTGGTGAAGTCCTCTGGTTATTCAGAAGCCCCCGTAGTGGTGCCATGTGGAGACGGGGGGCAATCATTACTTGGTGATACAGCCTGTGTTGGTGTGCGACTGCTACTGGCAGGCAAAGCTGGGAGATACAGGTGTGGGATTTTGATTCCTTTTCTGCCCTAAGAAGTTGTGCTGCTTCTTAGGGACAACTGAAGCAGTGGGTTAAAGGAGTCTTATCAATGACTTGAAACCTGTCTGCTTCTCTGTAAGTGGACAGTCCCTGCACTCTCTTAAACTGTTTCCCTCCTCGTATGTGTATTCATTATGCCATTTTCTGTCCCTGCAGGGTACATCCCAATTGCAGATTAGTGCAGACTCCAGTGAAACACTCTTCCTACCTGAACAGCCACCCCCGCCTCTGCCACCTCCACCTCTTCTGCCTCCTAGTCTTACCAATGGAGCGGCTCTTACTGCTGCCAAGCCCCCACCAACACTCATTAAGGTACTATTTTGGCTGATTTCTTCATTGTTGTAGTCCGAAGGAAGATAAGATGGTTACTCTGAAGAAGGTTTGGAGTTGGAAGTACTGTGTTaacagaagcaaagaaaggaaagcttATTTCGCACTACTGTCTTCCTCTGACACTAGTTGTAAATATTTAATAGGTTTTTTCTGTTCCATGATGTATTCACCTTCTGTAAAATGGGTCCTgaatgcaaaatgttttgaaacatcaGCATTATCCATAATTAGAGTCAGTGAGTCTGCACTGGATGAGCAAGTGATCTGGTGTGCTGGGAAAGATGACCTGCGTTATGGTGTGGTGTAAGCTGCTGCGGGTGCTGTGATTATACTGTTGTCTGAGTTAGAGAAGCACGGAAAGACCCTGAGGTCAAATCTGGagaattttgaaatgaaaatcccAGTGTGCATTCTGGTTTACATGGGGTGTTatgttatttcagtattttcattcttatttgcttcctccttttcttctaaaTAGCAAAGTCAGCCCAAGTCTGCTAGTGAGAAGTCTCAGCGCAGTAAAAAAGCCAAGGAGTTGAAGCCGAAAGTCAAGAAGCTTAAATATCATCAGTATATTCCCCCGGACCAAAAGCAGGACAAGGGAGCTCCTCCCATGGATTCATCCTATGCCAAaatactgcagcagcagcagctctttctcCAGCTTCAGATCCtcaaccagcagcagcagcagcactacaACTATCAGACCATCCTGCCAGCTCCACCAAAGTATGGGTCCTAAATGGCAGCTCCCTCTTAGGAAGCACTTGCTTCCCCAGTACTGTTATCAGAGACATTGTGTTCTGGGTGTGAGGTATGGCGGCTGGGTGTAACACGCTCAATCTCCTTAAGTTACAGCGGGCTGCAAAAAGGGCTGGTATCAGATGAATCAAACAAAAGCAGCTGAAGTGAGTTGGTTGGCCGGGTAAGGGGCATGGATATAGTCAAAGGCACTGGTGTGCTTTAATGTCTAGGGTGGCACAAGTGACCCGGATGTTTCTGAACGTATGTGATTGTTGACGCTGAGGGCCTCCAGTGCCTTTCCACCTTGGTTTTGATGCCTGTGTTTTTTCATTCCCTGCAGGCctccaggagagcagcagagtggTGCCAGTGCCCCTGCTGTACGCAATCTCTCTGCCACAGTCAGCGGTGCATCTTCAGTATCCTCTGGTTCCAGTGGGCTGATGCGACAAAACAGTAATGCTGCAGTGGGCAAGCCTGGCCCTCTCCCTGCCAATCTAGATGAGATGAAGGTAAACGTCCTGTGAAGCTGCACAGCTGTTTTTTTGCCATTGTTGGTGGAGAGGGCAGTACTGAACGATGTTGCTGCCCCAGAGCAAGGCTAAGGTGGACTGACAGGAGTTAGTGATAGCAGCTGGCATTGCTACCCTGCAGTCTGTACCTGAGGTGCAGGTTTGTTGGCCTGCAGCAGGGTCAGTTTAGTCCTTTGCCCCATGGCTCTGGTAGCTGTTAATAGTTGTTCTGGTTAAGAGTGTATGCTCTCTTAATGTtgccctcttcttttttccccatatcaGGTAGCAGAGCTGAAGCAAGAGCTGAAGTTGAGGGCCTTGCCTGTCTCGGGCACAAAGACGGACCTGATTGAGCGTCTCAGAGCTTACCAAGAGCAGAACGGTGCAGCCAGCCAAACAACACCCACTCCCaagcccagcacagcagccatCCTCCCAAAAGCTGCCGAAGTGGTAGTAGCCTTCCCAGCTGCCAGGCTGAGCACAGGGCCAGCCCTGGTCACCGCTGGCATTGCACCAGCAGAAGTAGTTGTGGCCACAGTCACCGGTGGCGGCGTGATGAAGTTTGGCAGCACAGGCTCGACCCCTCCTGTTTCTCCAACTCCTTCTGAGCGCTCGCAAATGAGCACAGGGGATGAGAACTCAGCCACTGGAGACACCTTTGGAGAGATGGTAACTTCACCCCTGACCCAGCTCACCTTGCAGGCGTCTCCAGTGCAGTTCCTGGTGAAGGAAGAAAGCTCCAAGTCTGCCTCCTGCAGCGTAAATGCAGCACCCAGGTCGGAGCGGTGCAGCACTGGTAACAGCAGAGATGCAGAAGTTAGGGACAAAGACCAGATGCTGCAGGAGAAGGACAAGCAGATCGAGGAACTCACCCGCAtgctgaagcagaagcagcagctggttgAGATGCTTAGACTACAGCTAGAGCAGGAGAAGCGCTCTCAGCAGTCACTACCGGCCCCAGCGGCTGCGGGAGAAGGAACAGCCCTTGCCTCCAAGCCAGTAGCATTTGGCACCCAGGTCAAGAGTGAAAACGGTTTCCTGAGTTGCCAGTCTGCAAAGCAATCCAGTGGCCAAACAGACCAATTCAGCCCTGCACCAACCGCTAGCCAAATGGACACTTCGAATCCAAGCCCAGTGCCAAAGAAAGCTGTGATGGTGAAGCAGGAGGTGCCAGCCGTGGAAGCAGAGCCGCCGTGCCAGTCCCACAGCCCGCGGCTTTTCCTTGGCCAGCAAGGGAGCGCCCTGAGCGACCTCATCAAGGgcacccctccccccaccctcatCACCGACTCCACAGGGACCCACATCGTCCTCACCGTGACCAAGCAGAGCGCCGAGAGGCAGGGCCTCTCGccccaggggaaggcagggagtaGCTGCCCGGCCTTGCAGGTAGGCAAGGCTTAGATCACACCCCTGTTGCAGGCAGTTGGgttcctctctcccttttcctgctCCTATGGTTCAGGTTAGCATAGGATGACTTAACATGGTGGAAATTCAGTGCAGTAAATACTAAAATGGCAGAATTGCTTGCTACGATGGCTGGTAGTTCCTGGCTTTGTGAAACAGAGCAGTGTAAGCAGATCTTCAGCAAAAAGACTGGAATTTGACAATGATGAACTGTGTACAGCGACGCACGATTGACTGTGTGCACCACAGGCTGTTCAGCATTCTTCTAAACACATGGTTCTGCCTTTTGTCAGGCAGGATCTCAGGCTTGGAGGACAAGGGTTTGCTGCCACATTTCACTACTTTTTGAAAGAACAACTATGCCTGTGGTATTAAAAAAAGCAGGGTGTATTTCACCTCTTGTACTTTATTAGAGAGATCGTAGTCGGAGTGATAGATAGGTCACCTTGTCTACCGAGAGCTGAAATCAGACCCTGGGAGCAGACTTTTTGCTTTTTGACTGCTCTTTGTTTTAATACATGTCAGTATTTCAGCGTTAACAGAGTCTTTCATCAGACATGATCTACTATTCCCCTGTTGGTATGAGGTCAGCACTTAACAGAAGTGTTCCGAGTGTTTCTTCCAGGAAGGGATAAATATGCCCAGGTTTTATGGCATAAGTCAAACCCCAGTCTTCTGTGGCATCAGAGAAGATTTTCATTCTCTGCTGCCCCATTTCTTGCACCTTCTGCAGAGCAAGTGGCAGTGTCTATCATCAGGGGCAGGCACTGAGCAGGCTGCATTTGCTGCGTAGCAGGTGAGGTGCGAGTCAGCTGTCTAAATATCAGTGTCCGGAGTCACCCTTGATACCCCAGGATATCTAACCTGAGCTCCAGCCACTGCTCCAGAAGGGGGCAGGTCCTATGTCAGGTCTGCCAACCCTTGAAGGATGTCATGGATAGCCCAGGGATTTAGAGTGGTACTACCTCCTCTTTTAGGACTCTGAATCCCACCCCAATCTGATTTCTCTGCTTTGTGAAACAGAAGGATTGACTGAATTTCCTAAAGAATGAAGAGTGGGGAAAACCAAACTTCATAAATCTTTTAAGAAACACAAGCCTTGCTCCATGTTGTGTCTGGGGAATAGCTTCTCACAGATACCCTTTTCTTTCCAGAGAGTACAATCATCGCCCGCTAAAACTTCCAGCCAACCGCAGTGTCAGCTACCTGCAAGCACCCCTCAGCAGCCcatgcagcagcagaagcagcagctcacacagcagcagaagcagcagcagcagcagcccctgcagcagcagcagcccagaggaCTAAACCAATCTGTCAGAAAGGTAGCTCGCTGCCTGCtcacttttcttccttgtttttctttgcctgcTGCCAGGGTTTGTAGCAGCGGTGGGAAGGGGACACACATGCACAATCCTGGTCAGAGACCAtcatcagagagagagagatctcaCAGCGGCTTCTGCCACAGCTTGCAGCTGCATGGAGTGTTTGGTTTTCAGCTTGAATGTGGCAGTAGAAGGGGTGCCTGGCATAGCCTCTCCattcccctgcctcctgctgaaCTAGCTGTGATGGAAAGCCCATCAGGCATGAAGTTTCAGGAGCACTAAGTCTCCATATGGGCATGCTTGGAAGTGATGTGGAGGCTTTACAGCAAAGAGTGCTGGGCTAAACCCTGGCAGTTTACTAGCTTCTGCCCTTTGGTTCCACATCTGGGCAGAATACCAGCTGGTGTTTTAAACAAGCACTGTCTATCAATTAAAAATGATGAGAGGCCAGAGTGGGCAGCCTTCATTCACAGTGGTGTCCCTGATTCTTAAAGGAGTGCTGCTGAACTGGAAAAGTGGCTACTGCATGGGGAGAGGGTGGTGTGGGCAGTATGTCTGCTACTGAAGGTGGTGTATGAGCTCTGAGAGGGGCAAAAGGATGTGACCTTTTACTCTCTGGTACTGATGAACATGCTGTGATTTCCGTTCCTGTGCCTTGAGCATACCTGTTAATCATCTCTTCGTGAAGTGCAACGCAGGTTCGGGAAAGAGAGCACCTCTggcttttccccttctccaggtGATGGCTGTAAAGAGGCTCTGCTGTGCATCTCCTCCCTTTCTAGCccacatcatagaatcatagaatcgtttaggttggaaaagacctttaagatcattgactccaaccgttaacctaacactgccaagtccaccactaaaccatgtccctaagcatcacatctacacaccttttaaatacctccaggcatggtgactcaaccacttccctgggcagcctgttccaatgcttgacaacccttttgatgaagaaatttttcctgatatcgaatctaaacctcccctggtgcaatttgaggccatttcctcttgtcctacctCTCTCTCTTAACGTGTAATTAAGATAAGATACAGAAAGATTATGAAGAGTTTTTAGAGCTTGGAGGATCGCTTCTGAGTCAGATGCTGGAAAGGATATGAAGACAGGAGTCATTTCTGGTGTAGTCAGAGTGGGATATCCACTTCACAAAGGGTCAGTGACTTTATTTGCTTTGAGACCTTTGAGGAAATGCAGAAGGTAAACGAAGGCACCTTTTCTCTCAGGCTCCCGTAGCTCGTGTGCTGTGGAGGCATCTGTAGTGACTTTCCTAATCCTTTTGCCTCCCTTAGGGTCAGAAGCCAGGTCTGCAGGTGGTCATGGGGCAACTGCCCCACACCGTATTGTCTTTCTCAGCACCTCCAAACCTGCGGCCCTTCTTCCCCAATGGTTTCCAGAACTGGTCCCTGAAAATTCGTGCTCCTGGCAAAGCTGGCCCACCCACTGTGTCAAAAAAGGTACcctcccagcacatcccagtggCCTGTGCCACAACGCCAGCTTCCAGCTCCTCTCAGGAAGAGAGCGGaccccagagcagctctgctggccgGGGCCTGGGGTTGCTCCTCTACCTGCAGGCCACAGAACAGACGAACAGCTTTCCAGGGAAAACAGGATGGGGAAGAGCATCAACATCTACAAGTGTTGGAACTGGCTTTCAGCTACTGCCTGGGGATCACTGCTCCAGGGGAAGAAGCTTCTGCGTGGATCACACATAACTGCTGTAGAGGCAAAGACCTGATCCACATTTCTTATGGGCAGTTGTGTGCTGATTCATCTGGTAAAGCTGAGTCACGAGCACCGCTTCCTGCAACACTTGGGGTTTCCTTTGGAAGTCTCTGGTGCTGCTGAGTGCTCTGGTGCTCTCTGCCCACCATCAGGCTGTGAAATTTGCTGCTAGTGAAACTTGATTGTGTCCCCAAAGCAGGCACTGCAGAGGGAGATGGGTAAAAGATAGGTCCTGCATATATTGTGCAGAGTAGGCTGAACACAGCAAGGGAAGTGCCCTCTCTCTCTCCAAAGTGCTAGAGGAATCCCCCACTTGGACAGATGAAGCTCTCCCCTTCCAGGAGCAGCCCGATGGCGGTTTGTGGCTTGGTTGCTTTAGCGTTAGAAAAATCAGCAAAAGATTTCCAGCTGTGAGTTGGAGGGGAAATCTGtcttccttccctgcagccagGGCATGGTGCGGAGAGTACATGGAAGAAGCcaggctgctgggagcagagcagtgCAGACCTCTGTGCAGCACTTGCCAAGAGAGGGGGTGATGGTCTCTCAAAGCAGCTGTGAGACAGGAGTTCATGTGGGCTTTCCCCTGATCACTCCTCCTGCCTTTGTTCTGAACAGCCCTCATCACAGCCCGGCTctcctgctgccccttccccaccccagatGGACCTGGAGCAGCAACAGCACACGCCGCTTTTTGGAACTCCTCCACCTGCTCTCCCTGTTCCCTCGGTCCCAATGAAAGAGCCACCAGGCTATGAAGAGGCCATGAAGCAACAGCCAAAGGCCCAGGTGAGAGCAATTCTTCTGCCTGGTTTCCTTGGAGAGCAGGTGAAAAGCTGCCATTGTAAATCTGCTTAGATTCCTGATCTGGACCAGTAACAG
This genomic interval from Calonectris borealis chromosome 1, bCalBor7.hap1.2, whole genome shotgun sequence contains the following:
- the MRTFA gene encoding myocardin-related transcription factor A isoform X3, coding for MEVLETQRSDWGESCWYGSELGLSVGTVSKVAITKAKVDFSGVVCLPPSVIAGNGLDGGGAGENDDEPVLVSLSAAPSPQSEAVANELQELSLQPELTLNIHHGRNPNLPPLSERKNVLQLKLQQRRTREELVSQGIMPPLKSPAAFHEQRRSLERARTEDYLKRKIRSRPERSELVRMHILEETSAEPSLQAKQLKLKRARLADDLNEKIAQRPGPMELVEKNILPVESSLKEAIIVGQVNYPKVADNSSFDEDSSDALSPEQPASHESQGSVPSPMDSRICEPLPSTTGTSLAQGTSQLQISADSSETLFLPEQPPPPLPPPPLLPPSLTNGAALTAAKPPPTLIKQSQPKSASEKSQRSKKAKELKPKVKKLKYHQYIPPDQKQDKGAPPMDSSYAKILQQQQLFLQLQILNQQQQQHYNYQTILPAPPKPPGEQQSGASAPAVRNLSATVSGASSVSSGSSGLMRQNSNAAVGKPGPLPANLDEMKVAELKQELKLRALPVSGTKTDLIERLRAYQEQNGAASQTTPTPKPSTAAILPKAAEVVVAFPAARLSTGPALVTAGIAPAEVVVATVTGGGVMKFGSTGSTPPVSPTPSERSQMSTGDENSATGDTFGEMVTSPLTQLTLQASPVQFLVKEESSKSASCSVNAAPRSERCSTGNSRDAEVRDKDQMLQEKDKQIEELTRMLKQKQQLVEMLRLQLEQEKRSQQSLPAPAAAGEGTALASKPVAFGTQVKSENGFLSCQSAKQSSGQTDQFSPAPTASQMDTSNPSPVPKKAVMVKQEVPAVEAEPPCQSHSPRLFLGQQGSALSDLIKGTPPPTLITDSTGTHIVLTVTKQSAERQGLSPQGKAGSSCPALQRVQSSPAKTSSQPQCQLPASTPQQPMQQQKQQLTQQQKQQQQQPLQQQQPRGLNQSVRKPSSQPGSPAAPSPPQMDLEQQQHTPLFGTPPPALPVPSVPMKEPPGYEEAMKQQPKAQENGCASQQMDDLFDILIESGEISADFKDQSSPAGKEPPVAPACTSPPSSHHSSELAVPVSLGQPVPVGRLEDFLESSTGLPLLTAGHDGPEPLSLIDDLHSEMLSSSAILDHPPSPMDTSELHFAHEPSGGIALDLAEANLDSMDWLELPGGPVMSLAPLSTAAPSLFSTDFLDGHDLQLHWDSCL
- the MRTFA gene encoding myocardin-related transcription factor A isoform X1 — its product is MEVLETQRSDWGESCWYGSELGLSVGTVSKVAITKAKVDFSGVVCLPPSVIAGNGLDGGGAGENDDEPVLVSLSAAPSPQSEAVANELQELSLQPELTLNIHHGRNPNLPPLSERKNVLQLKLQQRRTREELVSQGIMPPLKSPAAFHEQRRSLERARTEDYLKRKIRSRPERSELVRMHILEETSAEPSLQAKQLKLKRARLADDLNEKIAQRPGPMELVEKNILPVESSLKEAIIVGQVNYPKVADNSSFDEDSSDALSPEQPASHESQGSVPSPMDSRICEPLPSTTGTSLAQGTSQLQISADSSETLFLPEQPPPPLPPPPLLPPSLTNGAALTAAKPPPTLIKQSQPKSASEKSQRSKKAKELKPKVKKLKYHQYIPPDQKQDKGAPPMDSSYAKILQQQQLFLQLQILNQQQQQHYNYQTILPAPPKPPGEQQSGASAPAVRNLSATVSGASSVSSGSSGLMRQNSNAAVGKPGPLPANLDEMKVAELKQELKLRALPVSGTKTDLIERLRAYQEQNGAASQTTPTPKPSTAAILPKAAEVVVAFPAARLSTGPALVTAGIAPAEVVVATVTGGGVMKFGSTGSTPPVSPTPSERSQMSTGDENSATGDTFGEMVTSPLTQLTLQASPVQFLVKEESSKSASCSVNAAPRSERCSTGNSRDAEVRDKDQMLQEKDKQIEELTRMLKQKQQLVEMLRLQLEQEKRSQQSLPAPAAAGEGTALASKPVAFGTQVKSENGFLSCQSAKQSSGQTDQFSPAPTASQMDTSNPSPVPKKAVMVKQEVPAVEAEPPCQSHSPRLFLGQQGSALSDLIKGTPPPTLITDSTGTHIVLTVTKQSAERQGLSPQGKAGSSCPALQRVQSSPAKTSSQPQCQLPASTPQQPMQQQKQQLTQQQKQQQQQPLQQQQPRGLNQSVRKGQKPGLQVVMGQLPHTVLSFSAPPNLRPFFPNGFQNWSLKIRAPGKAGPPTVSKKPSSQPGSPAAPSPPQMDLEQQQHTPLFGTPPPALPVPSVPMKEPPGYEEAMKQQPKAQENGCASQQMDDLFDILIESGEISADFKDQSSPAGKEPPVAPACTSPPSSHHSSELAVPVSLGQPVPVGRLEDFLESSTGLPLLTAGHDGPEPLSLIDDLHSEMLSSSAILDHPPSPMDTSELHFAHEPSGGIALDLAEANLDSMDWLELPGGPVMSLAPLSTAAPSLFSTDFLDGHDLQLHWDSCL